The Malus domestica chromosome 10, GDT2T_hap1 nucleotide sequence CACAGCCGCCCGAAGAAGCGGACCAGATATTCAAGAAGATGAAGGAGACGGGTCTCATTCCCAATGCCGTGGCAATGCTTGACGGGCTCTGCAAAGACGGGCTGGTCCAGGAGGCTATGAAGCTTTTCGGGTCGATGCGTGAAAAGGGCACGATTCCTGAGGTTGTTATATACACTGCGGTGGTTGATGGGTTTTGCAAAGCACAGAAACTTGAAGATGCTAAGAGAATTTTCAGGAAGATGCAGAGCAATGGGATTGTTCCCAATGCTTTTAGTTACACTGTGTTGATACAGGGGTTGTATCGGGCTAATATGTTGGAGGATGCTGTTGAATTTTGTAGCGAAATGTTGGAAGCCGGTCACTCGCCCAATGTAACTACTTTTGTGGGGCTGATTGATATGGTTTGTAAGGAGAAGGATATGGAAGAAGCTGAGAGTGTTATTGGGAAGTTGAAGCAGAAGGGGTATTTGGTTAATGAGAAGGCTGTTAAAGagtttttggacaaaaaggcaCCATTTTCGCCGAGGGTTTGGGAAGCTATCTTTGGGAAGAATAAATCGCAGAGAGTGTTTTGAGTTCTCTTGGTTATCAGAAGTATAAGAAATTGTAAGTTTTGCTGTTCTGCTGTTGATCATTTTAGATTGAGTTTCATTGGCTTTGTTAAAAGCGTGTTGCCCCACTGTATGAGTGGCGGCATGGGAAGAACATAAATGTCACCCTTGGAAATTCACTCTATTAATAATGGTCACGATTCCTTG carries:
- the LOC114819125 gene encoding pentatricopeptide repeat-containing protein At4g38150-like — encoded protein: MPSFQGQVSKHILSTISNPLRQSTSLSTKLRRFSTTADRGGEMEAPSEQQPPEPIPNRPLRGQRPSNPQTSNLQFLNKNSPISEKRRERPSSPPLQDSSFLEKLKMGLDKSKREEPQEVPEPPQPPEEADQIFKKMKETGLIPNAVAMLDGLCKDGLVQEAMKLFGSMREKGTIPEVVIYTAVVDGFCKAQKLEDAKRIFRKMQSNGIVPNAFSYTVLIQGLYRANMLEDAVEFCSEMLEAGHSPNVTTFVGLIDMVCKEKDMEEAESVIGKLKQKGYLVNEKAVKEFLDKKAPFSPRVWEAIFGKNKSQRVF